DNA from Elaeis guineensis isolate ETL-2024a chromosome 2, EG11, whole genome shotgun sequence:
TGCAATCAGCTTATGCACTTCTCTAGTAATATGAGAGTTTGAGCCTTGCAGATACAAGCCAAATTAGTTTTGGCAATGCTCATGTTTTTGATCATCAGAACttatgttaataatttttgtgatatgtgGTATTTTTTCTTGTTTTCCTTACTTTGTTGACATATTAGATACTTGTGCACATTAAAACACCTAAATTATCCAGTTAGTTTCTTCATTATTTTAGGTTTTTCCATTGTCAAAGTTTCAGAAGGAAATGCATAACCAGTTTATATTCCAATTATTTGTCTTAATGCAGATCAGAGTATGATACTATTGGAACTTCTGCCAAAGCTGCTGCTGTTTATCTTGGAACAGCACTAGTGAAGGTTTGTAATCTATTATTCATTGTTAATATCCTTGTAAGTATATGAAGGGAGGAAAAATATATCCCATGATACATGTAACCATGGTGATGTAAGGATGTTATTTCTGATAAGTGATAAATGCTTAGTAATTCCAAATGTGGCCAGATTTATTGAGAATATGTATTTGCCATGAGCTTCTTCATCTCTCCAGATCAGCATTTTACTGAACCTTGGTTGGAGAAAATGAAATTTTAGAGTTTTGATTTAACTCACTTGATTGACGAAGAACCATGGTATTTGCAATTTTTCTTGTTATCAGCCTGGTGTTGACCTGTCCAAGAAGTCAGATTCAGTTTTTGTTTGATGATTTGCAAAGGACTCTTCTCAGACCTCAAGGAAGCCATTAAAATCTGTCATTTGTATAGTTTCCCAATCCTTTCATGTTTGTATTTATTGTTATTAATTAGCTTAGGTGTTCATATATTCATGTTTGTAGTCTTACCTTGTTTGTTCCCCTGATGTTGATGTAGTGAAATTATCTTGTTTTGGCTTTTGTTGACTCCACAGATTTTGTAGCCACTCAAGAACCAATCACTTATCACTTATTTTCTCCAATGGTTACAAATCTTTATTTGGTTCAGTAGAAGGTTTCTCATTACTTCTAATATTGTTTATTCCATAATTGCAGCTTGTTTGCCTTGCAACCTTTCTAAAAGAATCTGAGAATGGCAATTTTGATCCATATCAGGTAGTTTGGGCATGTTCAGGAAAATGTCTTCATTTGGGTTTGTGTTACTTGAACTTTCCATATGAATTTTTCTTGCAAAAATCCTGAGATATTTGTTTCATTTTCTAGGAACTGCTGAAAGTATTGATCAATTTTATAGATGTTGCTGGACTTTATTTTGCATTGACACAGTTGACTCACAGAAACATCTCTCAAAATCATAAATTTCAGGCTGTTGGACTAGGTGGGTTAGACATCCCTGCAATCATTCAATCTGATAGTCGTATAATCCTAGCTGTTATTTCCAATGTCTATTTTATCATGAATGCATATTTTGTTATTGTGTCTGCCATGTTTATTTATATCTAATGAACAAATCACAAGACTTAAATTGTTTTTCATTGCATTTGTGATTAGTGTTTCATAGATATATTCATTTGTATGCTGGTGTTTCAGCAGGTAAACAAGCTGATGAGCTATTCAATCTTTCTGCCTCTGAGCAGGGGCTCCATTGCATCTTTTACCACTGATATTGCTTCTGATTATTTGCAGGTTGGGCTTTTGCGGATTCTGTTTTGCACCGGTTGGCACCTCTTTGGGTTGGAGCTAGAGGATTGGAATTTACATGGGAATACGTATTTCAAGGCCTCGAAGCAAATGCTAATCTGGTTTGATCTCCTATTCCTTCTCAACTTCTTAGAACCAATAATTTTTGTGGAATCAATCAGCAGATATAACTTATGACCACAATATTACTTGTTGGCCAGGATtaacatatcaaaataaaaaatctggTAGCTAATCGGTTGTTACTGTATAAATAACTtccatataagaaaaaaaaagctgAATATTAATGAAGAGGgggtaattttttgaatcaacTTTACTGTATAGTATATTcagttatctttttcttttttcttttttgtgtaaTCCTGTCTACTAAACAGACATATCTTTCTACATTTGAGAGTATTATATTGTTGGTTCATTTTATTGAATTTCATTACCTGATAAACTATTATTTTGTCTTATTTCAGGTATTGAATTTGTCCCTTGCTGCGCTAGGATCCTTGATGTGGCTAAGGAAGAACAAGCCCAGAATCTTGATTCCAATCATTTATGCATGTGCGGGGGTTCTTGCAACAATGCCATCTATCACCAGGTTTTAATCTCTCCTTGCATTCGTACTTGTTGAAAACATGATCATAGTTCGGGAATGAAGCAACATAGATCAAATTGCTATGTGAGTATAACTAGACATTTTATATCCTAAAGATATTTAGTTAATGATACTCCAAAATTTTCATAAGTCATCACTAGTTTGTACTTTGTATATGGGGCTAGAAATGGGCCTGTCGAGCTAGGTGCCCTTAGGTTAGGCTTTGGGTTAGGTCCAATAATCTTCTTGCCGGGCTCATGCCTAAAGTTTGATCCAACTTCAAGCTAAATTTGGGTTTAGGCGGCCTAGATTCATGTTTAGGGCTGGCCTAGCCTAACACCAAACCTGGTTGGATGCCTGGACTGAACTCTTAACCCATAGCCCTGACCCACTAAAACCCACGAATACTGTGATTAATCCCTTCAGGCAAGTTAACCCCCTAATTTTATCTTTAGATTATCCTTTCTATGATTAATTCTTAACTCAAAACCTGGAGCTTAACTCTTCATGTGAATGCCGTAATCTCCCCCAAGTCCATAACCTAGTTGGTTAGCCATCTTGTGAGGCAGAGGGTGGATGGTGCGGTGGTATTGAAAGGCACAGCCAGAGTAAGTATCACCACTCTTTTTGCCCCTCAGCTCCCCTCTCCCTCCACTTCTTCAATATCTTCAACATCCTGCTCCTTCACGTCCTTGAACTCTCCTTGATGCTGGCCTTATCGCCCTGGACCTTCTCTTTGTCACGTCCTTGACCTCTCCTTCCCAAACTCCCCACTGATGTGTCCCTCTCCCTCATCCACCTCCCAAGCTGTTGCCAACCTCCTCCGAGTTTCACTGCTTTACCTGCCCTCGCTCCATCTACATCACCTCAACAGCCTTGCTTATGTTTGTTGACCCACCCAGGCCCTTCACCACTTCGATTCCTTCTTCCACAACCTCACCCTCCATTGTGACTGCCCCACCACCGCCATCCTTGTCACCGCCCTTAGAAGTAGTCAAGCTTATTTAGGTTAGGGCCATCTGTGGTTTGGCTTAGGCTTGGGCTGGATTTTGGAATTATTTTCCAGGCTTTGGCCAGGCCAAAACCCATTTTTTTGTGGAGGCCATGCTTGGGCAAGAGGGATAACCCAATGTTTCCTAGTTCCAGGCTTATTTATAGAATGCCATGAATATTATTCAACAATGTATGACTGATGAGATTTGTTCACCATTCTGCTTTGTTCATCAAGGTTCTTATGTACCATTAACATCCATTATGTGGAAGGTACACTTGTCCTTGTTtaccttagaagctaaaaatcaTGGACTCCATTATAATCTCAGCTTACTGTTTGCGAGAAACACTAAGGTGGATCACCGTTTCTTTGTCTTTGTAGTTTGTACCCTTTGGTTGGGACAATGATAGCTAGAAACTTGCCTGTGGTTAAGGTTGCTTGAGCTTAAGCTTGCATTTCATAACTTTAGTTTGATTACCTCTGGTTTGTACCTTTGGGCTGATTGTGGTCCTAGTCTTTTGGCTTACAGCATTTTGCATTGAATATGCCTCCCTCGATGCAGACCAAGTGTAATTTTCTTTTTTCCAGCAAGTTTAATTTGGATcttgaaatttatattaaatcatatatttatctaataGATGTAAAAGGTATAAAAGTAGAAGAATAATCATCAGATTGATCACAAGTTGTAAACCCCATTTAGAGTATGAAAAGAATCTTAATTCCATACTTGTCAACAAACCTAGGAAAGAAGGTGAAGACCTAAGTTAACATGACTGGAAGTTGTGAGAAAGCATAGAAAAGCTTGCAATAACACCATAGGTAGCCCACTAGCCCCTAATAGGAATTATAGGCGAATGAGCATTAATAAGGTTGTTTTGAAATAGTTTGGACAAAGCTCATTTGTTAactttatgtaaaaaaaaaaagggaggaaatATAGGAATATTGACCTATCTATGTCAACCATTGTGGATAATCCATGTTAGCATGCTAGGATATACATGttaatttttaaacttttaaattcCAAAAAGTGACCATCACAATTTCTGTGTTGAAGGAAATGGTGGTATAAGGATCTAGTTTTTAGATGCAAACTTATAAATGTATATTTGTCTCTGTGTGTGTCTGTTTGCAGGATTATTTCTTTTCCCTATTAAgaaaaatctaatccaataagGTATAGGGACTGGGATAGATATGGTCAAATTTTCAACAACATCATCAAATTTAGGTACCAAAAGCTCATGTCtgaaatctaaagatatttgccTATAGAGGAAACGTTGGTAACATATGTGTGGTACAAGTTCTGGACACTGAAGAAATACAGCAAAGATGAGAACGCAAAGGTGGGCATGTGGATGATAAATGCATAGATATGAATTGCTTAGAGGAAGCTTAGGACTTGCAgttgaaaattttgaaacacaaggACAAATGATTGAGATACGCTAGCTGGTCAGGTTTAACAATAAAGATGAACTTGCTATTAGAATTGGATGCTTGGGTCTAGGGCTATTAGAATTGCACATGCGAGAGTGGATTTGACAACTCAAAAAATGAGTGAAGTTATGAAGCTGACCTCAAATCGATTGGACAAGGCTCATTGGTTATGGTTCTTAGGATTAATAGTGTGATTCAAAATATGCCCTTAAAACTTGAAGTATTGgtatgtatttttttaaaaaatattattttgtggTGTGATCATTTTGCTTTAATCCCTCTAAGAGCTCATGTTTAATCCAGATCTAGTTGATTCCTTGTCTTATATAAGCATTTGGTGGTTTAACTGGCATGATCCACGTTTCCTACAATTTTTCAAATGGATTGGGTGATGGACTAGATTGGTGAGAGGCTCTTCACTTTCTTATGTTATAATTATGTGCTGAGAATGCATATGAAATAGTGCCATAGCTCTACTGTCAGAGCTTCTGGACCCATGTCTGATGCATATAAATGTTTCTGAAACTACAATTTCAAGCATGCATGTTCATAATCAATTGAAGTTTACTGTCAACAGGAGTGATGGAAAGTATTTATTTATTACAACAATGTGGTGATCAAAGACATTTGGAATTCTTGTGGGCCAGCTGGTGCGACTTAGTTGGTTAGTGCTTTAGCCATTGGTAGTGATATTCCATGATGACATATCCTGGTTGGACTACCTAAAAATCTTCCTCACAGATCCAAATGTGTGATTCCAGATAACTTCCAATTATTGCAGTCACATTTTCTTTCACCGTAATATCTCAGACCATGATTATACCCACTTAGAGATGTCTTACTCCCTGGAAGCCATATTAAAGTTTTGAGATCTGTTACCTCTTTCAAATTTGATGTGGACAATTCCATTGTAAGGAGTAAAACTGATAATTCACAAAAGCAATTGAAATACTTTCTTTGCAATTGACCCTTGGCAGTTGGGTGTATGGAGCATGGTTCAGGCTACTAATTAGTTGCATATGTATTCTACATTACTTCTCGATAATAAAGGCAGCATTACTTTTCTATATCTCTGTTACATTCTTCATCATGATTTGCACTGATAGATGCATCTCGATTTTATTCAGGCTGCATACTACTTCATATGTGTTAATCCTTGTGGTATGTAATATGATCATGCCTGACTTTGTAGGCATTAGATTTCCGTCCATTTCAGTTGGCATATATGTTTGTGAATATATTGAAGAGTCCATGGATCTTGCAGCTATTTGAGAAGAGCTTTGGGATGGCAGCCTGCAAAGGCGGTGGGCTTTGAATTATTCTCCTCTTTGATGATGGCCTTCCTCAGTTGGCAGCTTTTTTCTGCTTGTCAGAGACCGGCCTAACAAGTGGAGATTGTCGCTGGTTGAGTTATTTGGTTCGGGAAAGGTTATCCGCTACCTTTGAATCTATTTACCCAGAAATGAAGCGAAAGAAACTTCAGTAGGCATGCTTGCGGTGTCTAGGCCTGCTCTTTCGACATATCTTTTTGATATTACTTTAATTCTCTGCTTCAGCTGAATGCACCATGGAGCAAGCGCAGCGTCCTGTACTTCCAGATACATTGTAGTGTAATTCAAGAGTCGCTTTTGATCATGTCTTTAGCTATGTTGAGTGGGTTAAGTAAAATTATTCAGGTATTGCGACAGCATTGTAATTGATTGCCTGCACCTCAGGTTATAAAGTTTCATTTGATTTTGTGGTTTTATGAAATGTATGGCTATATCATATCCTTGGCTCATCCAAGTTggtttcaaaaaaagaataatgGTTCTCTGATCCTTTACCGAGTTGTTGAATAGCTTTCTTAAACGTAATAGGGTCACCTTCTGGAATGGGTATGTAATGATGCGGTTTTTGTTtgtctttgttttttcttttttgggagcGGTGCGCTGGGAACGCCACTATCATCTCTGATCAGCTTTAAAAGTCATCTAATAAGTTTTATTAATAATACCATTCAAATCTATCGCAAATCCGTTTAAAAGTTTATCCGAAAATTTTGAACCAATCCCATCAAAACATAGTAAATTTGTCAGGCATCTGAACTCATCCGATTAACCTTTGTTCGGTCTATTACTCGGACTGGGTTGAGCATtcgattcaaaattataaaaaataaaaagacagaGAAGGACAGAAGGAAAGATTTTTGCATAATGATATGaatataattaatatcaaataaaattattaatataacTAATAATATATTAAACTAAATTTATAACATGTGATAGAGATTAGGTGTCCTGGAGGTTTTCGATTCAAATCCTCTCACCTCTTTCTTGCAtatgtatttttatataattttgtaaaaaatatgtatattatatataatcagatTCGAATAGTCAAATTCCAAATCCATCCCACATAGTAATGAGTTTTAATTTGGCTTAATTAtgcttaaattttaaatttttttgaaaatttttaatttcattctaaatttttatttagtgcAATCAGATCatcgaatttttaattttttttaattcgaactctgattataatttttattGGTCTGCTGTGACGGAGTTATGATGTGGCTTATCTATATGGTAAAAATCTGTTTATGTAGCAAAAATCAATACTTAAACCATGTTCCCTATCCACCACAGCAGCTGTATAAAAAACTTCATATGCCTTCCGGTCAATGCTTCCCTTCCCCGTATTgaacaaaaagaagagaaggagaaagatGAAAATATCATGGTTGGTGAGGTCCGTCGTAAGTTCATTGAGCTCTGATAATGGTGACGGTAATGatgaggagaagaaaaaggagaagctTGAGAGATTGTCCTAAGAGTTGCCATCCAAAGAAGCGGAATAATCCGATGAGGACCGTCCCATGGAGCTTGGAACCCGACGAAGGGCGTCAAAGAGGACCTCTTCGAGCTCACCAAAAACCTAATCCATTAATTCTGGGGCGTAGCCTCCTTCCTCGCCCCCCCACCGGCTTCCTTAAACCCCAACCCTCTGGAGATGGATTCTTCGCCCTTCGATCACGACCGGAGTTCCAATTATTTCGATCTCATGGCCTACAAGTATTTTGGTGAGGCTGCTGTAATGGAGCCATCGAAAATCATCAAAATCCAAAGCAATTTTGCCGAGATCAATGGGAAGTTCAAGAGCGGGATCTTGATGATGTTGACTATCAAGGTGATGTCGGAGGTCTCCAAGATTATGTTTAGGGGTGTTCACTAAATAGTTCAAACTGTTAAATCAAATCAGACTAAATCATTTTTATCAGTATGATCTGGTTCGAAAGCCAAAATAGTTTGGTTTagtttataattttcatataaaatagtTTAACGGTTTggtttgattttgcaaaaatatTATACCAGACCAAACCGTAAACcgtaatatgcatgtatatatatactaaTACATAAATTCTAAAATAGAGCCTAGCTTTTGACTGGCTATAGGCATaatctttatttttaatatattttaaaaatcgaAGTTATATATTAATCCGAAAGCTATCCTGATAATTTCAGTCTTTATTTGGctagaatatttttctttctcaaaattttttattttttatattacaatatatcaaACCTTCAATCAAACCAAACCAACCGTAGTTCATCGATCTGGTCTAGTCTGATTTGATTTGAGTGACAAAGTAGTTTAGTTTGGTTTGTAAAATTGGCAAACCGTAATTTACTGGTTTGATTTAAGAATATCTCCAAATCAGACCAAATCAGTCCATATACACCCCTAATTGCATTCACTTTTTTGCCATTTGGGGTTGAGGATGAAGAGGAGGGggaggatgaggaggaagaaAATTTCTAAGTCAAAACCCTATTTGAAGAAGGGCTAATTTGGAGAATAAAAGCCACCATTCTGTCCCATCATCATTTTTTGCCACATAAATAGATTTTTGCCATATAAATAAGCCATGTCATAACTCCATCATGATAGGCCGATGAAAATCACAACCAGGATtcgaattgaaaaaatttaaaagtttgatAACCTGATGgaactaaataaaaatttaagatgaaattaaaaatcttcaaaaaatttagGATTTTACATATAATTAAgctttttagttttaaatctccaatctttttcaaatcttataGAGTTTTACTAAGCATGTCCTGTTAAGATTTGGAATTGGTCGGATATTCGGAAAACTCACCTGATTGCCATTCCAATCAACAGAAGTGGCATTGCTAAGTTGGCAAATTACTTATAAATGAGCTTATTTAATTTCATGTCTTTTAACTATGGAGTAACTTGGAACAATGTAACCACCTGAAAAACAAAAACTTCCGCATCGTTAACATTATCCTCCGACATAACCATTCTCTGTAAAACAACAGAACTTTACCAAGAAAAACAGTGCAGAGATTAACTTAAACTGCctttaatcaaatttcaatctTTCAACCAATCTTAATTAATGGTTCCAACCGAATATATAATTCAGCCCCAAACTTCCAAACGAAAATAAGAACGACTATATTGAAAGAAACAAACTTGCCATCCCTCTACTCCTCTTCCTCCAAAGTTGCTTCCACTCGAAGAAGAACGAAGCCCACGGCCACTCCGATCAAC
Protein-coding regions in this window:
- the LOC140855626 gene encoding uncharacterized protein isoform X3; translation: MTVFHFFNCAILTFGPHAVYYSATPLSEYDTIGTSAKAAAVYLGTALVKLVCLATFLKESENGNFDPYQELLKVLINFIDVAGLYFALTQLTHRNISQNHKFQAVGLGWAFADSVLHRLAPLWVGARGLEFTWEYVFQGLEANANLVLNLSLAALGSLMWLRKNKPRILIPIIYACAGVLATMPSITRSDGKYLFITTMW
- the LOC140855626 gene encoding uncharacterized protein isoform X2, translating into MTVFHFFNCAILTFGPHAVYYSATPLSEYDTIGTSAKAAAVYLGTALVKLVCLATFLKESENGNFDPYQELLKVLINFIDVAGLYFALTQLTHRNISQNHKFQAVGLGWAFADSVLHRLAPLWVGARGLEFTWEYVFQGLEANANLVLNLSLAALGSLMWLRKNKPRILIPIIYACAGVLATMPSITRLHTTSYVLILVLFEKSFGMAACKGGGL
- the LOC140855626 gene encoding uncharacterized protein isoform X1 produces the protein MTVFHFFNCAILTFGPHAVYYSATPLSEYDTIGTSAKAAAVYLGTALVKLVCLATFLKESENGNFDPYQELLKVLINFIDVAGLYFALTQLTHRNISQNHKFQAVGLGWAFADSVLHRLAPLWVGARGLEFTWEYVFQGLEANANLVLNLSLAALGSLMWLRKNKPRILIPIIYACAGVLATMPSITSYLRRALGWQPAKAVGFELFSSLMMAFLSWQLFSACQRPA